The Pseudomonas sp. KU26590 genomic sequence TGGACTGCAAAAGTCCCGTCCCGAATAAATGTCATGACCGACGACGCTCCGTTATTACCGTCGTTGGCGATTCGGAGGGCGGTATTACTGTCGTTACCGGATGAGCTGATCTCCGCGATGCCAGGCGGCGCACCTGAGCAAAATGCCGTTCCAGCAGAAGCGTTTGCAGCGCTTAGTCTTACTCCGCCCAGCGCCTCCAGCGCACTGGCGTCCGTCGTCGCTCCGGTACCGCCTTTTTCGATCGGGAGGATGTTTTCCGTTGCAACCTCCCCAAGACCCAGATTCGTCCTGGAATCCTCAGCATTTGAAGCCTCAGTACCGCCCTTACTCATGGGCAAGATGTCGTAATTACCGGTCGTCCCGAGCGCAGCCAATGTTGCTCCGAACTCATTATTCAAACCGTTGAAGGCATCTGCGAGCGCTTTGGGATACCCCTGTATGGGCACCACGGCGTACGTGCCGGCACTGGTTGTGACTCCCAGGTAGTTCGGTGATATCGCCATCGCGGTATCGCTGGCGATGTTGGTCACTTCATACCAGCAGCCATCAGGGCCCAGGAACGCATCCCCCACCCGACTGTTGGCAATAAACGCGGTTCCAGTTCCGGTAACGGTGTTCGAATTTTGGACGACCGAAACCGTCCCGGCCTTGTACCAGGGCATATGACAATCCTTTAGAAATAGGTGATTGGCGCGGCTAAGCCGCCATCTTTGCGAATACGGCCGGGAGGTGAAAATCGCGTGGGTTAACGAACGCTTGAGTGATCGCCCACATGTTGCCGCCCGCAAAATCCCACAGTGAAAACAAGGTTCGGCCAACTGTGCTTCCAGCGAGCAAGTTCATGCCAAATGAGTTGATCATCAGGTATTCATTTTCTGGAAACTCGAAATCCACCCGGTAGTAATTGGAGTAAGAAGTTGTATCCGACTGCTCTGATTTTATGTACGTCCAGTTGGTGAAAGCCCGGGTGAACAGCGCTGTAGGCGTTCCGGTGTCATACAGCAGCTTGCTCTGCCCATCCCACAGTCTCATCCCATAAGTTGCGACGGGTTGTGCCGCGAAGGCCGCCACGAAGTACCGGCCGTTCGGAGGCGCGGTTTTGTTGCTGTACGTTCGGACGTAAAACCCCGTCCAGTTGCCAGGCGAGCCCGTCAGAAACATCTGCCCCGCTGCGCCCATGACGCCCGATGTGTCAGGGCGGATGAAGACCAGGGGCGGTTCTTGCGACGTCACTGCTCGGGGAAAAACGGTCACTGAGCCGCGTCCGGACTCTTGTGTCGGCGAGTAGTGTCCGCTTGAAATGATGCACAACCTGGAGAACTCTGAATCGAGGACCACCGTATTTTGGTTATTGCTAAAGCTCAGTCCGAAACTCATCGAAACCTCATTACCAATAGGCGCATGGACCCTGTAGCGGTGAAGGTGCCGGGGCTCCAGTTCCGCATCCAGTTCGCGACCTCCACGACACCTGCCCCCATCGCAACCTCGAACTGACGGTCATACTCACCGTAATTCCCGATGGGGATGACGACGGCGCTGGCATTGTCCGGGCCGCACCCCGGTACCGAAAAGGTCTGGACCTGCCGCGTCCCGGTGAAGGTAACCACCTGTGAAAGCACCACCCGCAAAGTGAAAGAGTTTTCGTCCAGTTGCAGGGCGCCCTCGGGGCCCCATATGCGCATTCCATAAGGCATTGGCTACCCCAGATATCCGAGACGCACGCGTAGTACGTTGTTGACGTCGTAGACCGACACGTTTTGCGCATTGATCACCAGCCGCCCTTGTCCGGGCACGATGCCGTTGATTTCCAATGTGCCGTCTTTGTTGAGAATCCAGCCCTGCTGCCCCGCGATGTAGTTGGTCGAGCTAATGAAACTGCCGATCTTCGCGTTGGTGATCGTGCCGTCCTGAATGAACGTCGGGCCAAGAAAAAGCTGGCCTCCCTGAGCAACGAACGGCGTTGAGATCCCGCCACCCGCCAGACTGTTGACCAGCGCAAACCGGTCCGCTGACATCAGGATCTGGCTTTGCAGTCCCGCCTCGGTGTTCTCGATCCCAATGCCGATACCGGCCATCACATACTGCCCGTTAGCGTTGACCTGCAACTTCACGGTGTAGGACGCGGAGACTTGGCCGTCGAGCGTTGCAACGGCCTCGCTGGTTTGCTCGATCGCGGATGAGTTGTTCCCCACCGACGCGGTGAGCTGCTGAATCGCGGTCGCCGTTGCTGACTGGTTATCTGTGACTACCTGCTGCAAGTTGGTGACTTGGGCCGTGTTGTCGCCGACGGTCGCGGTCAGCTGGGTGACGGTTTTCGCCATGGCTGAATTCGCGCTGGCCGCCACTTTCGACTCGGTGACGATACTCGCCGTGCTGATCCAGCCGCCCAAGGCGTCGGTGAGATCCCCTTCAGCGTTGTCATCGCGAGCCGCCGCGCGCAGCGCCTGCAAGCTGCTCGCCTGCGCTGTGACGACACCGTCAAGTTCGGTGATTTCAGTGGTGTTGCTCGCGACCTGCTGTGCCAGGCCGTTTGCGGTTTCGATACTCCCGCCCACGTCCATCCAGTGCGTCGGATCGGGCGGTGGAGTTTCCAAGGGTACAGCGTCGCTGGCCTGGTAGATGCGCCCCCCGTCCACGACCATCTCGCCCTTTTCGTAGGTTCGATCAGGGTCATACGCTTTGAGGCCATCCAGCGCATCAATCTGGCCCTGCAAATCATCAATCTTGTCGATCTGGTCCTGCAGGTCCTGACCCAGCTCAGATTCGCCAATCTGCCCTGCGATCATGTCGAGAATCGGCCCTGCCTCGGAGCTGCTCTGCCCCATCACGCCAAGCCCGGCCGGGTACCACGGTCCGATGTTGCCCGTGCGGTCGACGAGCCTCGCCCAGAAGAAGAACGTCACACCGCCCAACAGCCCTTGCATGCTGTACGCCGACTGCGGATAGGCCAGATCGGTGAGTTTGGTGGCCGTAGCAAGGTCTGTCGTGGGGCCGTACCAGATCTCGGTGCGCTGGGTGTCTTCCGCTCCGGGCGGAAACGCCCAACTGAGCTGAATACCGAAAATCAGCGGCGCTGCTGTCAGCGACGTCACCGCCGGCGGCAACCCTTCCTTGCCGTTGAGTTGCGTCAGGACCGAAGTCCGCCAGATCGAGGAGATGTCATAGGCGCTGATCGCCCGCACCCGGGCAAGGTACGAGCCCGCGTAAATGCCGACGATATCGATGCTCGTCGAGCCCGTGCGCTGCACTTTGATCCAGTTGCCGCTGTCCTTGCGCCACTCGACGTCGTACCCGACCGCGCCGGCGACCGCCGGCCACGTAACCGTCATGGTGGTAACAGCAAGGCCTTGGGCGATCGCGGTGTTCGACGCCAGCGCGACGCTTGCCGGCGCCGGAACGACGGTGATCGGGATGACGCTGATCGGCCGCTCCTCCAGCCTGGCGCCGGTGTCGATGAATGCGAACTTGCTGGGCTCGAACTGCAGCGCCGCGATTTCGTAGTCGCCCTCGACCGTGCGCTTTCTGCTAAGCACGCGGTATAGCGGGATGGCGAGATCATCGGCGTCCAGCGCCCATTGCAGCTGTGGGGTCGGGGTCTCGCTGTAGGCCGTCGTCACGGTGATGGCGCGGCCGGCCACAGAATTCACCGTGCGCCCTTCCGCCTTGCCGCTCGGCAGATTGATGATCAGCCGGTCGCCGGGCTTGGCTTGTGTATCACGGTCCAGTGTCACAATGCGGCCAGCGCCAGCCGAGATACGCCCACCGACTTCGCGCCCGGCCAGCAACGAGTCTGCAATCGGGATGATGTAGCCAGGCAGCGGGATCTCGCCTTCCATGCCCGTCTTGAACGTGACAGTCCGGTCCTGGTTGTTGCTCATCACCACCCACTTGCCGCGGCGCTGAGCCTCCGACGCCCGGGTGCAGCCGATCGCGCTGATCTCGACAGGCTTGTCACCGAAACGCCGCTGCAGCGCGGGATCAGAATACGCAGTGACGTCGGTGTCGTAATTGTTCGCCGGGTTGTCGAAGCTGACGATCGCCCGGGTGTAACGAGTCTGTGAAGAGGCGCTACCGTACGAGAACTTGCTGTCGATCACGTTAGCGCGCGTGAAGACGTAATCGAAGTCCTGCGCGCGCGGCATGTCCGCCTGCATCACGATCTGGCCCTCGGCCCAGTACGTCATGCCCCGATAAATGGCCGAGATGTCCCGCAGCAGCGTCCACGCCTCGGCTTTGCCCTGCAGGTTCATGTCGCAGAGGAAGCGTGGTTCCTGCCCGCCGGCGCCGTCCGGTACCAGCTGATCGCAATACTGCGCGATGCGGAAAAGCTCCCACTTGTCGACCATCCACGGTTTGATCCGCCGCCCAAGGCCGAAACGGTCTTGAACGCAGATTCCGTAGGTGATCCACGCGGGGTTGTTGGTCCAGGCTGACTTGAACGTGCCGTCCCAGACGCCGGCGTATGTCCGCGACACAGGATCGTAGTTGCTCGGCACCTGCCACTTGCGGGCGTTGCAGTCGACCGTCACCGCCGGGATGTTGGTGAACTGCTCTGCATCGAATTCGAGGTACAGCAGCGCGGTGTTCGGATATCGCAGCTTCGCGTCGATGACTTCGGTGTAACCCGCGATCAACATCGTGTCGGCGATC encodes the following:
- a CDS encoding host specificity protein J, which codes for MGAAARIDITGAKGGSSSPKAPIEAADSLRSTNLAKLLIAVGEGEFDGVPTAADIYLDNTPINDASGNVNFPNVKWEWRSGAVDQSYIPGIPSVENETTINVELRSDTAWVRSLNNIQLSAVRLRFAWPALQRQDDSGNVGGYRIEYAVDVSTDGGAYHQVLEEAVDGKTTTRYERSRRIDLPAATSGWQIRVRRLTPNQNTNKIADTMLIAGYTEVIDAKLRYPNTALLYLEFDAEQFTNIPAVTVDCNARKWQVPSNYDPVSRTYAGVWDGTFKSAWTNNPAWITYGICVQDRFGLGRRIKPWMVDKWELFRIAQYCDQLVPDGAGGQEPRFLCDMNLQGKAEAWTLLRDISAIYRGMTYWAEGQIVMQADMPRAQDFDYVFTRANVIDSKFSYGSASSQTRYTRAIVSFDNPANNYDTDVTAYSDPALQRRFGDKPVEISAIGCTRASEAQRRGKWVVMSNNQDRTVTFKTGMEGEIPLPGYIIPIADSLLAGREVGGRISAGAGRIVTLDRDTQAKPGDRLIINLPSGKAEGRTVNSVAGRAITVTTAYSETPTPQLQWALDADDLAIPLYRVLSRKRTVEGDYEIAALQFEPSKFAFIDTGARLEERPISVIPITVVPAPASVALASNTAIAQGLAVTTMTVTWPAVAGAVGYDVEWRKDSGNWIKVQRTGSTSIDIVGIYAGSYLARVRAISAYDISSIWRTSVLTQLNGKEGLPPAVTSLTAAPLIFGIQLSWAFPPGAEDTQRTEIWYGPTTDLATATKLTDLAYPQSAYSMQGLLGGVTFFFWARLVDRTGNIGPWYPAGLGVMGQSSSEAGPILDMIAGQIGESELGQDLQDQIDKIDDLQGQIDALDGLKAYDPDRTYEKGEMVVDGGRIYQASDAVPLETPPPDPTHWMDVGGSIETANGLAQQVASNTTEITELDGVVTAQASSLQALRAAARDDNAEGDLTDALGGWISTASIVTESKVAASANSAMAKTVTQLTATVGDNTAQVTNLQQVVTDNQSATATAIQQLTASVGNNSSAIEQTSEAVATLDGQVSASYTVKLQVNANGQYVMAGIGIGIENTEAGLQSQILMSADRFALVNSLAGGGISTPFVAQGGQLFLGPTFIQDGTITNAKIGSFISSTNYIAGQQGWILNKDGTLEINGIVPGQGRLVINAQNVSVYDVNNVLRVRLGYLG
- a CDS encoding phage tail protein, whose product is MPWYKAGTVSVVQNSNTVTGTGTAFIANSRVGDAFLGPDGCWYEVTNIASDTAMAISPNYLGVTTSAGTYAVVPIQGYPKALADAFNGLNNEFGATLAALGTTGNYDILPMSKGGTEASNAEDSRTNLGLGEVATENILPIEKGGTGATTDASALEALGGVRLSAANASAGTAFCSGAPPGIAEISSSGNDSNTALRIANDGNNGASSVMTFIRDGTFAVHVGIDTDNKFKLGGFSMGAVARTFFHEGNAVGTVSQSGGIPTGAIIESGSTGNGSYIKYLDGTMICRHGIAFPSLPPNAAVAAAWYFPAAFIGQPTCVTAAGSVTGNGGFLNAAQDVAGTGTQTAIAVGNSHPSATISSPYVHLIAIGRWF